Proteins co-encoded in one Nothobranchius furzeri strain GRZ-AD chromosome 4, NfurGRZ-RIMD1, whole genome shotgun sequence genomic window:
- the LOC129152249 gene encoding uncharacterized protein has translation MEKEVSRVPVFVWLYFLCVKMPASNSYWSNAELQTFLTIIGDSNIQAELDGMIRNEKVFKEVSQRMAAEGFQRTSEQCRAKLKKIKAHYRKVKDSNGRSGNGRSTWKWYDVVDAIYGHRPSNRGSEGGLDSATSILESLINPVDTSEAENTPSSEEPSTSSSSTPGPSVPPSPLSVPSVPPSPRPVPSPPPSPLSTTTREEHLPCRRRTGDRRRRLEARTQVIFDELQIADGRQMDRMEGISREQVNWMQQDAAASRQHELQIAERYFEHLGALNAVLGLVAQRMGSSSDFLPPPRQ, from the exons ATGGAAAAAGAAGTGAGTCGAGTTCCAGTGTTTGTTTGGCTGTACTTCTTGTGTGTGAAAATGCCTGCAAGTAATAGCTATTGGTCCAATGCGGAGCTTCAAACGTTCCTCACCATCATCGGAGATAGCAACATTCAGGCCGAGCTGGATGGGATGATAAGAAATGAGAAAGTCTTCAAAGAAGTTTCTCAGCGCATGGCAGCTGAAGGATTCCAGCGCACCTCCGAGCAGTGTCGTGctaagctgaaaaaaataaaagcccacTACAGAAAAGTTAAGGACAGCAACGGCCGTAGTGGGAATGGGCGAAGTACATGGAAGTGGTACGATGTGGTGGACGCTATTTATGGACACAGACCGTCAAACCGAGGCAGCGAAGGAGGCCTGGACTCAGCGACCAGTATCCTGGAGTCACTCATAAACCCTGTTG ACACATCTGAAGCGGAAAACACTCCCTCTTCAGAGGAACCATCCACTTCCTCAAGTAGCACTCCAggaccttctgtgccaccatcacctctgtccgtaccttctgtgccaccatcgcctcggCCAGTTCCATCgccaccaccatcacctctgtccactACCACTCGAGAGGAACATCTACCATGTCGTCGACGCACAG GTGACCGAAGACGGCGATTGGAAGCACGGACTCAGGTGATATTTGATGAGTTGCAGATCGCAGATGGCAGGCAGATGGACAGAATGGAAGGCATAAGCCGGGAGCAGGTTAACTGGATGCAACAAGACGCAGCAGCATCAAGACAACATGAATTACAGATCGCAGAGCGATATTTTGAACATTTGGGTGCCCTAAATGCTGTTCTTGGACTGGTCGCACAAAGAATGGGCAGCTCCTCTGACTTCCTGCCACCACCCAGGCAGTAA
- the LOC129153639 gene encoding uncharacterized protein, producing MPNFTPSDWIAHFRMSEETFSYLCSKLRPAMQKRNTNFRACVPLRKRVAIALWKLATNSEYRSIGLLFGVSTTSVCRCVQDFCKAVCKLLLAEVIAFPTLQKLQEMADYFETRWGVPQCVGAIDGSHIPIIAPQGFHTDYFNRKGWHSIILQGIVDGRGMFWNVNAGQPGSLHDARVLRLSTFWDLVAHGQLHPTSTKNIEGVNVGFYVLGDSAYPLQNWLLKPFSDNGRLTAEQQAYNRKTSRARVVVENAFGRLKGRWRCLLKRNDSDVELLKHMVLTCCVLHNICESHGEEYTECDAPADEPVVANMQEVAEEGSDVREALMRHFTR from the coding sequence atgccaaacttcactccgtcagattggatagctcatttcagaatgtcagaagagaccttttcatatctttgttccaagctccgtccagccatgcagaagaggaacaccaaCTTCAGAGCCTGTGTGCCACTCAGGAAAAGAGTTGCAATTGCACTGTGGAAGCTTGCAACTAACAGTGAATACAGGAGCATCGGGCTTCTTTTTGGTGTCAGCACGACCTCTGTGTGCCGCTGTGTGCAGGACTTCTGTAAGGCTGTCTGTAAACTTTTGCTTGCCGAGGTTATTGCTTTTCCaactctgcaaaagctacaggAAATGGCTGACTATTTTGAGACCAGGTGGGGGGTTCCTCAGTGTGTGGGTGCCATCGATGGTTCCCATATCCCAATAATCGCACCACAGGGATTCCACACAGACTACTTCAATAGGAAAGGTTGGCATTCCATAATCCTCCAGGGCATTGTGGATGGCAGAGGCATGTTCTGGAATGTTAATGCAGGTCAGCCAGGTAGCTTGCATGATGCCCGTGTGCTGCGATTGTCCACATTTTGGGACTTGGTTGCTCATGGACAACTGCACCCAACTAGTACCAAGAACATTGAGGGAGTAAATGTAGGCTTTTAtgtgctcggggactctgcctatCCTCTGCAGAACTGGCTCCTAAAACCATTTTCTGACAACGGTCGTCTCACTGCTGAACAACAGGCGTACAACAGGAAAACGTCCAGAGCCAGAGTTGTGGTCGAAAATGCATTTGGGAGGCTAAAGGGTAGGTGGCGATGTCTTCTGAAGAGAAACGACAGTGATGTAGAGCTTCTTAAACACATGGTGCTGACCTGTTGTGTGCTTCACAATATCTGTGAGAGCCATGGGGAGGAATATACAGAATGCGACGCACCTGCTGATGAACCAGTGGTTGCAAATATGCAGGAAGTTGCAGAGGAGGGCAGTGATGTGCGTGAAGCTCTGATGCGACACTTCACCCGCTGA